The genomic DNA GACCGTAATCTAACCTTACAGCACTACCCCAGGTTTTTTTGACAATCCAATCGCCAAAAAGGTTTTGACAGAGTTCGACCGTATAAAATCGTGTATTTTTTTGCCAAAA from Myxosarcina sp. GI1 includes the following:
- a CDS encoding WGR domain-containing protein; amino-acid sequence: FWQKNTRFYTVELCQNLFGDWIVKKTWGSAVRLDYGRSNSVVCSDYQSGLEEYQKQQLRRQVRGYEFLSI